Proteins co-encoded in one Arthrobacter globiformis genomic window:
- a CDS encoding SARP family transcriptional regulator, with translation MDPAPRSAADRVPWRKSCTAPWPQGLGRAGLPCAAGCGYRTVQDRLAAVPDAADPLGALRWNLSELRRTLDGVRMAGDPLRLEMQPAWRCDAVEAVASPGSSGLDPRRLDGQLLEGLSFADCPMFDSWVADQRYRLDNCVLSLLYEAALAALAADEPAEAVELATLALHRDTFHADCNAVLVKALVALGEHQRARDHVAKCADLYRQELGLPLPAEIRRALSTAAPAEPGVPATSATVRSYLDAGGASLLAGAVDRGLDQLRLAVVLAQRSTDRHLIAESLVTLSGALIHQAGGRGAEVADFLHRALSAEGPDGASRTSAAAYRELGYLSVQRGVPDRAAGWLGRAMLAAEGFPDEQARILGIQGMLASDTAHYEDAVVALTASGRLAKAAKNRRQQAFSRALLGRVQLLQGDAEAAATSLDRALEWVAAEHWTAFEPFVSGLRGETYLAAGRLEEAAELIDRSWVLADLAGDHCYMALAAGAEARLFLAHGDLAAAQHWVERGLEPKPWYLWYSARLLDVAVEVAIAAGSPRASEFVGKLDELASRSGMREFVVRARSHRALLGDEAAAQTVPWLANEIDSRALKAFLAERGTPAS, from the coding sequence ATGGATCCGGCTCCTCGGTCCGCCGCGGATCGAGTCCCCTGGCGCAAGTCCTGCACAGCCCCGTGGCCGCAAGGCCTGGGCCGTGCTGGCCTACCTTGCGCTGCAGGCTGCGGGTACCGGACGGTCCAGGACCGCCTCGCTGCTGTCCCCGATGCCGCTGACCCGCTCGGTGCGCTGCGCTGGAACCTGTCGGAGCTGCGGCGCACCCTCGACGGCGTAAGGATGGCGGGCGATCCCCTGCGGCTGGAGATGCAGCCGGCCTGGCGCTGCGATGCCGTGGAGGCAGTCGCGTCACCCGGCAGCTCGGGCCTCGATCCCCGCCGGCTCGACGGCCAGCTGCTGGAGGGCCTGTCCTTCGCCGATTGCCCGATGTTTGATTCCTGGGTGGCGGACCAGCGCTATCGCCTGGACAACTGCGTTCTGTCCCTGCTGTACGAGGCCGCGCTGGCCGCCCTTGCTGCGGATGAGCCCGCCGAGGCAGTGGAACTGGCGACGCTGGCACTGCACCGGGACACGTTCCACGCGGACTGCAACGCCGTCCTGGTCAAGGCCCTCGTGGCACTCGGCGAGCACCAGCGGGCCAGGGACCATGTGGCCAAGTGCGCAGACCTCTACCGCCAGGAGCTCGGCCTGCCGCTCCCGGCGGAGATCCGGCGGGCGCTGTCAACTGCGGCTCCTGCCGAACCGGGCGTGCCGGCCACGTCAGCAACGGTGCGATCGTATCTGGATGCCGGCGGCGCGTCCCTCCTGGCCGGCGCCGTCGACCGGGGCCTCGATCAGCTGCGGCTCGCCGTCGTACTCGCCCAGCGCAGCACTGACCGGCACCTGATCGCCGAGTCCCTCGTGACGCTGTCCGGCGCGCTGATCCACCAGGCCGGCGGCCGGGGCGCCGAGGTGGCGGACTTCCTGCACCGAGCGTTGTCGGCGGAAGGGCCCGACGGCGCCTCCCGGACTTCCGCCGCGGCGTACCGCGAGCTGGGCTACCTGTCAGTGCAGCGGGGTGTGCCGGACCGTGCGGCCGGTTGGCTGGGCCGCGCGATGCTCGCTGCCGAGGGGTTCCCGGACGAACAGGCCCGGATTCTCGGCATACAAGGCATGCTTGCCTCGGACACCGCGCACTATGAGGATGCCGTGGTTGCGCTGACGGCGTCCGGCAGGCTGGCGAAGGCGGCCAAAAACCGCCGGCAGCAGGCGTTCAGCCGGGCACTGCTCGGCCGGGTGCAGCTGCTGCAGGGGGACGCGGAAGCAGCGGCAACGTCCCTGGACCGCGCGCTGGAGTGGGTGGCGGCTGAACACTGGACGGCGTTCGAGCCGTTTGTCAGCGGGCTGCGCGGGGAAACCTATCTCGCTGCCGGCAGGCTCGAAGAAGCCGCGGAACTCATTGACCGGTCGTGGGTGCTGGCCGATCTTGCCGGCGACCACTGCTACATGGCGTTGGCGGCCGGCGCCGAGGCCCGGCTCTTCCTGGCGCACGGCGACCTGGCCGCGGCGCAGCACTGGGTTGAACGCGGGCTGGAACCCAAGCCCTGGTACCTCTGGTATTCGGCTCGGCTGCTGGATGTGGCCGTGGAGGTCGCCATCGCGGCGGGCTCGCCCCGCGCTTCGGAGTTCGTTGGCAAGCTGGACGAGCTGGCCAGCCGCAGCGGGATGCGCGAGTTTGTGGTGCGGGCGCGGTCGCATCGGGCGCTGCTCGGAGACGAGGCGGCCGCGCAGACGGTGCCGTGGCTGGCCAACGAGATCGACAGCCGCGCGCTGAAGGCGTTCCTCGCAGAGCGCGGGACCCCCGCCTCTTGA
- a CDS encoding cold-shock protein: protein MATGTVKWFNAEKGFGFISPDDSSQDVFAHYSAINSGGFRSLEENQKVSFETEQGPKGPQAVNIQAL from the coding sequence ATGGCTACTGGCACCGTCAAATGGTTTAACGCTGAAAAGGGCTTCGGCTTCATTTCCCCCGATGACTCTTCCCAGGACGTGTTCGCACACTACTCCGCGATCAACTCCGGCGGCTTCCGCTCCCTCGAAGAGAACCAGAAGGTTTCCTTCGAAACCGAGCAGGGCCCCAAGGGTCCCCAGGCCGTCAACATCCAGGCTCTCTAA
- a CDS encoding type 1 glutamine amidotransferase domain-containing protein has translation MANILMVVSAADSLTMKDGSQHPTGFWAEELVVAHRTLQQAGHDVDFATPGGVKPTVDKLSLQADTVGSEERAEDFRAYLDMIDVDLFAPLVLADVDMSGYDAVVLPGGHGPMADLFQDKDLGRILVEADGAGKIIAPFCHGPAGLLSATADDGAFAFTGRKVTVFTNSEELGGGTGENTPWLVETALREKGANVETGPDWASHVVREGNLISGQNPQSSEDVAKEVIKALTE, from the coding sequence TGGTCGTCTCGGCGGCCGATTCGCTGACCATGAAGGATGGCAGCCAGCACCCCACGGGATTCTGGGCCGAGGAGCTGGTGGTGGCGCATCGGACCCTGCAGCAGGCCGGACATGACGTGGACTTCGCCACTCCCGGCGGCGTTAAACCCACCGTGGACAAGCTCAGCCTGCAGGCGGACACCGTTGGCAGCGAGGAGCGGGCGGAGGATTTCCGCGCCTATCTGGACATGATCGACGTCGACCTTTTTGCGCCGCTGGTGCTGGCCGACGTCGACATGTCCGGGTACGACGCCGTCGTACTGCCTGGCGGGCATGGCCCCATGGCGGACCTCTTCCAGGACAAGGACCTCGGCCGCATCCTGGTGGAGGCGGACGGCGCCGGCAAGATCATCGCGCCCTTCTGCCACGGGCCGGCGGGCCTGCTCAGCGCCACGGCCGACGACGGCGCGTTCGCTTTCACGGGCCGCAAGGTGACGGTGTTCACCAACTCGGAGGAACTGGGCGGCGGCACCGGCGAGAACACTCCGTGGCTCGTGGAGACGGCGCTGCGGGAGAAGGGCGCCAACGTGGAAACCGGCCCGGACTGGGCCAGCCACGTGGTGCGCGAGGGCAACCTGATCAGCGGCCAGAACCCGCAGTCCAGCGAGGACGTGGCCAAGGAGGTCATCAAGGCCCTCACCGAGTAG
- a CDS encoding gluconokinase → MQYPATHLVVMGVAGSGKSTIAAALSKHLGWASAEADEFHPQANIDKMSQGIPLQDEDRWPWLQQIQNWMTEQARAGYSTVLTCSALKQSYRKLLSEAEGRVLFIHLHGDAALISQRMQGREGHFMPPTLLPSQLATLEPLTAEELEAGSLRLDITRSPEELIGAILAALELPSNEELPSNQELPSNLAPGAN, encoded by the coding sequence ATGCAGTATCCAGCCACGCATCTGGTGGTGATGGGCGTTGCCGGTTCGGGCAAGTCCACGATTGCCGCTGCCCTGTCCAAGCACCTCGGCTGGGCCAGCGCGGAGGCGGACGAGTTCCACCCGCAGGCCAACATCGACAAGATGAGCCAGGGCATTCCGCTGCAGGACGAGGACCGCTGGCCCTGGCTGCAGCAGATCCAGAACTGGATGACCGAACAGGCCCGGGCCGGTTACAGCACGGTGCTCACCTGCTCCGCCCTCAAGCAGAGCTACCGCAAGCTGCTGTCCGAAGCCGAAGGCCGCGTGCTCTTCATCCACTTGCACGGCGACGCCGCCCTCATCAGCCAGCGCATGCAGGGACGCGAAGGCCACTTCATGCCGCCCACGCTCCTTCCCAGCCAACTGGCCACCCTGGAGCCGCTGACCGCCGAGGAGCTGGAGGCCGGCAGCCTCCGCCTGGACATCACCCGCTCGCCGGAGGAACTCATCGGCGCCATCCTGGCTGCGCTGGAGCTCCCCTCCAACGAGGAGCTTCCCTCCAACCAGGAGCTTCCCTCCAACCTGGCGCCCGGCGCCAACTAG
- a CDS encoding carboxymuconolactone decarboxylase family protein, translated as MPENPLADFAPALIGYTNDVLFGQVWERPELSPRDRSLITVAALVAGGNTEQLTFHLDYAKQNGLTEQEVIEAITHLAFYAGWPKAMSAMTVAKNVFTAGPRQDN; from the coding sequence GTGCCCGAAAACCCCCTCGCCGACTTCGCACCCGCGCTCATCGGCTACACCAATGACGTCCTGTTCGGCCAGGTATGGGAACGCCCCGAGCTCTCCCCGCGTGACCGCAGCCTCATCACGGTCGCGGCGCTGGTCGCCGGCGGCAACACCGAGCAGCTGACCTTCCACCTCGACTACGCCAAGCAGAACGGCCTCACTGAGCAGGAGGTGATCGAAGCCATTACCCACCTCGCCTTCTACGCCGGATGGCCCAAGGCCATGTCGGCCATGACCGTCGCGAAGAACGTCTTCACCGCCGGTCCGAGGCAGGACAACTGA
- a CDS encoding GntP family permease, whose amino-acid sequence MTIEGWTQTLGAGPLLLIAAVAIGVLLFLIIRLRMHALLALILVSLGTAFATGIPANQVVPVLINGFGTTLGTVALLVGLGAMLGRIVETSGGAKVLADYMIGIFGEKRAPFALGLASLVFGFPIFFDAGLVVMLPVVFAVAHRLGGGVLRYGLPAAGAFSVMHIYLPPHPGPVSASAFFEANIGLVTIAGLITAIPTWYLTAYLYGLWTGKKLHLPVPELLGHATPEAESHPPRFRTIMGLLLLPLLFIFINTGLNTAASAGVLPASVKNEQWFQFLRTLGETPVALLITVFVAMFVLGARRGVHNGVLENLLESSLGPVCSVILITGAGGMFGGVLRTSGIGDALADVLGHMGIPLILAGFLISSILRIAQGSATVALTTTAGLIAPGVAAAGMNGMQVAALVIAAAAGSVVASHVNDAGFWMVGRFFGMDVKTTLKTWTVMETLIGVMGFGISAAIFAVAGLAG is encoded by the coding sequence ATGACCATCGAAGGATGGACCCAAACGCTGGGCGCAGGACCGCTGCTGCTCATCGCGGCAGTGGCGATCGGCGTCCTGCTGTTCCTGATCATCCGGCTGCGCATGCACGCACTGCTTGCACTGATCCTGGTCAGCCTCGGCACCGCCTTCGCCACGGGCATCCCCGCCAACCAGGTGGTCCCGGTGCTTATCAACGGTTTCGGGACGACCCTCGGAACCGTGGCCCTGCTCGTCGGCCTGGGCGCCATGCTCGGCCGCATCGTGGAAACCAGCGGCGGCGCAAAGGTGCTGGCCGACTACATGATCGGCATCTTCGGTGAGAAGCGCGCCCCGTTCGCGCTGGGCCTCGCCTCGCTGGTCTTCGGCTTCCCCATCTTCTTCGACGCCGGCCTCGTGGTGATGCTCCCGGTGGTCTTCGCCGTTGCTCACCGCCTGGGCGGGGGAGTGCTGCGCTACGGCCTCCCGGCTGCCGGCGCATTCTCCGTGATGCACATCTACCTGCCGCCGCACCCGGGCCCTGTCTCGGCGTCGGCCTTCTTTGAAGCGAACATCGGCCTGGTGACCATCGCCGGCCTCATCACCGCCATCCCCACCTGGTACCTCACCGCCTACCTGTACGGCCTGTGGACCGGCAAGAAGCTGCACCTCCCGGTGCCGGAACTCCTCGGCCACGCCACGCCCGAGGCTGAATCCCACCCGCCGCGCTTCCGCACCATCATGGGCCTGCTGCTCCTGCCGCTGCTCTTCATCTTCATCAACACCGGCCTGAACACCGCAGCCTCCGCCGGTGTACTGCCCGCCTCCGTCAAGAACGAACAGTGGTTCCAGTTCCTGCGCACGCTGGGCGAAACCCCGGTGGCGCTGCTCATCACGGTGTTCGTGGCGATGTTCGTCCTCGGCGCCCGCCGCGGTGTCCATAACGGCGTCCTGGAGAACCTGCTCGAATCCTCGCTGGGTCCGGTCTGCTCGGTCATCCTCATCACCGGCGCCGGCGGGATGTTCGGTGGCGTGCTGCGCACCTCCGGCATCGGCGACGCGCTGGCCGACGTCCTGGGTCACATGGGTATCCCGCTCATCCTGGCCGGCTTCCTGATCTCGTCCATCCTGCGCATCGCCCAGGGTTCCGCCACCGTTGCCCTCACCACCACCGCCGGCCTGATCGCCCCGGGCGTCGCGGCTGCCGGAATGAACGGCATGCAGGTGGCCGCCCTGGTCATCGCCGCGGCCGCCGGTTCCGTCGTCGCCTCCCACGTGAACGACGCCGGCTTCTGGATGGTGGGCCGCTTCTTCGGCATGGACGTCAAGACCACACTGAAGACCTGGACCGTCATGGAAACCCTGATCGGCGTGATGGGCTTCGGCATCTCCGCGGCCATCTTCGCCGTTGCCGGGCTGGCCGGTTAG
- a CDS encoding PRC-barrel domain-containing protein yields MILGDLLGTPVHDDDGVRLGRVADARFVVDGAPRRLMADARLLGLVVSPHSASSFLGYERNSLTQPWPLPGLLRWRHRGSFLVMWEDIAVISERSVRLRPGYTAYSPALDGNGQE; encoded by the coding sequence GTGATCCTCGGTGACCTGCTGGGCACTCCGGTGCATGACGACGACGGCGTGCGGCTGGGGCGCGTGGCCGACGCCCGGTTTGTGGTGGACGGCGCCCCGCGCCGGCTGATGGCAGACGCCCGCCTGCTGGGACTGGTGGTCAGCCCGCACAGCGCGTCGTCGTTCCTCGGCTACGAACGGAACAGCCTGACGCAGCCCTGGCCGCTGCCGGGGCTGCTGCGGTGGCGGCACCGGGGATCCTTCCTGGTGATGTGGGAGGACATCGCCGTGATCAGCGAGCGGTCGGTCCGGCTGCGCCCCGGGTATACGGCGTACAGTCCGGCGCTGGATGGCAACGGGCAGGAATAG
- a CDS encoding FadR/GntR family transcriptional regulator, giving the protein MSTATEDRADNTYGGGLSPAMHERVLDAVGVAIASGALAPGSRLTLEGLQQEYGVSRTVARDTMKVLESMNLIYSRRRVGIVVQSQELWNFYDPKLVRWRLASERRAQQYASLTELRIAVEPIAAAGAARRASATERSQLVALAADLRRLGEAGELEAFLAADIAYHRLLLKSCGNEMFSSLEGMVAEVLTSRTHQGLMPFKPRPEALDAHEEVAAAIAGGDATAAETAMHHILDEVREAMGLH; this is encoded by the coding sequence ATGTCGACGGCGACAGAAGACCGCGCGGACAACACGTACGGCGGCGGGTTGTCACCCGCCATGCACGAACGCGTCCTTGACGCTGTGGGCGTGGCCATCGCGTCCGGCGCCCTGGCCCCAGGAAGCCGGCTGACCCTTGAGGGCCTGCAGCAGGAGTACGGGGTGTCGCGGACCGTGGCGCGGGACACCATGAAGGTCCTCGAATCAATGAACCTGATCTACTCGCGCCGGCGGGTGGGAATCGTGGTGCAGAGCCAGGAGCTCTGGAACTTTTATGATCCCAAGCTGGTCCGGTGGCGCCTGGCGTCCGAGCGCCGCGCCCAGCAGTACGCCAGCCTCACAGAGCTGCGCATCGCCGTCGAACCGATTGCAGCGGCAGGTGCCGCCCGCCGGGCAAGTGCAACGGAGCGCAGCCAGCTGGTGGCTCTGGCCGCGGACCTGCGGCGGCTGGGTGAAGCGGGTGAGCTGGAGGCGTTCCTCGCAGCCGACATCGCTTATCACCGGCTGCTGCTGAAGAGCTGCGGCAACGAGATGTTCTCGTCTCTCGAAGGAATGGTGGCCGAGGTGCTCACCAGCCGAACCCATCAGGGACTCATGCCGTTCAAGCCTCGGCCCGAGGCCCTCGACGCCCACGAGGAGGTGGCCGCAGCCATCGCCGGCGGGGACGCCACGGCCGCAGAGACCGCCATGCACCACATCCTGGACGAGGTTCGCGAGGCGATGGGGCTGCACTAG
- a CDS encoding Nramp family divalent metal transporter: protein MKRLLGVALGILTAIGGFVDIGDLVTNAVVGSRFGLSLVWVVLVGVVGICVFANMSGRVAAASGRATFEVIRERLGPRAGLANLSASFLINLMTVTAEIGGIALALQLASSVNYLLWIPLAAVAVWLVIWRVKFSIMENVTGLLGLTLIVFAVALFLLKPDWGNLAGQAIPAVPAEETGATYWYFAIALFGAAMTPYEVFFFSSGAVEEGWKIKDLIQSRINVLVGFPLGGLLSVAIAACAAVVLLPAGIAVTSLSQVILPVAAGAGKLGLAVVLLGIMAATFGAALETTLSSGYTLAQFFGWSWGKFRKPAAAARFHLAMIICLLVGIAVLATGVDPVLVTEYSVVFSAVALPLTYLPILIVANDPQYMGKHVNGRGVNLVAMIYLVVILVASLAAIPLMIVTGAGA, encoded by the coding sequence GTGAAGCGCCTGCTCGGCGTCGCCCTCGGCATCCTGACCGCCATTGGCGGGTTCGTGGACATCGGCGACCTCGTGACCAACGCCGTCGTCGGATCCCGGTTCGGGCTGTCGCTCGTGTGGGTGGTGCTGGTCGGCGTCGTCGGCATCTGCGTGTTCGCCAACATGTCCGGGCGGGTGGCGGCAGCCTCCGGCCGGGCCACCTTCGAGGTGATCCGGGAACGGCTGGGGCCGAGGGCCGGACTGGCGAACCTGTCCGCCTCCTTCCTCATCAACCTGATGACCGTAACCGCGGAAATCGGCGGCATCGCCCTGGCCCTTCAGCTGGCCAGCAGCGTCAACTACCTGCTCTGGATTCCGCTGGCTGCGGTGGCCGTGTGGCTGGTGATCTGGCGGGTCAAGTTCTCCATCATGGAGAACGTCACCGGGCTCCTGGGCCTGACCCTGATCGTCTTCGCCGTGGCGCTGTTCCTGCTCAAGCCGGACTGGGGCAACCTGGCCGGCCAGGCCATCCCCGCCGTCCCGGCCGAGGAGACCGGCGCCACCTACTGGTACTTCGCCATCGCCCTGTTCGGCGCCGCCATGACACCGTACGAGGTGTTCTTCTTCTCCTCCGGCGCTGTGGAGGAGGGGTGGAAGATCAAGGACCTGATCCAGTCGCGGATCAACGTCTTGGTGGGGTTCCCGCTGGGCGGGCTGCTGTCCGTCGCGATTGCCGCGTGCGCCGCCGTCGTCCTTCTCCCCGCCGGCATAGCCGTCACCTCCCTCTCCCAGGTGATCCTCCCGGTGGCGGCGGGTGCCGGGAAACTGGGGCTCGCCGTCGTCCTTCTTGGGATTATGGCCGCGACGTTCGGGGCGGCCCTGGAGACGACGCTGTCCAGTGGCTACACGCTGGCGCAGTTCTTCGGCTGGTCCTGGGGCAAGTTCCGCAAGCCCGCGGCGGCCGCCCGCTTCCACCTGGCGATGATCATCTGCCTGCTGGTGGGCATCGCGGTGTTGGCCACCGGCGTGGATCCGGTGCTGGTGACTGAATACTCCGTGGTGTTCTCCGCCGTGGCGCTGCCGCTGACCTACCTGCCCATCCTGATCGTGGCCAATGATCCCCAATACATGGGCAAACACGTCAATGGCCGGGGCGTGAATCTGGTGGCGATGATCTACCTCGTGGTGATCCTCGTGGCCTCGCTGGCCGCCATACCCCTGATGATCGTGACAGGAGCCGGCGCATGA
- a CDS encoding helix-turn-helix transcriptional regulator, whose amino-acid sequence MDNRSEIREFLGTRRAKLTPEQTGLPKFGGTRRVPGLRREEVALLAGVSVEYYTKVERGSLAGVSESVLESLATALQLNEAEREHLYNLARAASPSARPQGKPSGAVTPSVQRLLDSMVGVPAFVRNGRLDVLAINGLGRALYSEAYGQNTGTVNLARFAFLDHRSHVLYPDWEKAASTSVAILHTEAGRDPFNKSLADLIGELSTRSEDFRARWARRDVRLHRGGYKDFRHPAVGDLHLAFDALMLPNAPGLTLTAYSADPGTPSEDGLRLLASWAATAATAATESTSTTSKENA is encoded by the coding sequence ATGGACAACCGCAGCGAGATCCGTGAGTTCCTCGGCACCCGGCGAGCGAAGCTCACCCCGGAGCAGACGGGCCTGCCCAAGTTCGGTGGCACCCGGCGCGTCCCCGGGCTCCGCCGCGAAGAGGTCGCGCTGCTGGCCGGCGTCTCGGTCGAGTACTACACCAAAGTCGAACGCGGCTCGCTTGCCGGGGTCTCCGAAAGCGTGCTCGAGTCGCTCGCCACGGCGCTCCAGCTGAACGAAGCCGAACGCGAGCACCTCTACAATCTGGCCCGAGCGGCGTCACCTTCGGCGCGGCCGCAGGGCAAGCCCAGCGGGGCCGTGACCCCCAGCGTGCAGAGGCTGTTGGACTCCATGGTGGGCGTGCCCGCGTTCGTCCGCAACGGCCGGCTGGACGTCCTGGCGATCAACGGCCTCGGGCGCGCCTTGTACTCCGAGGCGTACGGACAGAACACCGGAACCGTGAACCTCGCACGTTTCGCTTTCCTCGACCACCGCTCGCACGTCCTGTACCCGGACTGGGAGAAGGCGGCCAGCACCTCCGTCGCGATCCTCCATACCGAGGCGGGCCGTGACCCGTTCAACAAGTCCCTCGCCGACCTGATCGGGGAGCTGTCCACCCGTTCGGAGGACTTCCGCGCCCGGTGGGCACGGCGCGACGTGCGCCTCCACCGCGGAGGCTACAAGGACTTCCGCCACCCCGCCGTCGGAGACCTCCACCTGGCGTTCGACGCCCTAATGCTCCCGAACGCGCCCGGGCTCACGCTCACCGCCTACAGCGCCGACCCCGGCACCCCGTCAGAGGACGGCCTCCGGCTGCTCGCCAGCTGGGCGGCCACCGCGGCCACGGCGGCGACAGAATCGACTTCCACAACCAGCAAGGAGAACGCATGA
- a CDS encoding glycoside hydrolase family 15 protein yields MDARHSPALADYGLLGDTRTAALVSADGGVDWLCAPTFDGDPVFGALLGGPEAGTFRAGPALPAERLVRRYRPHTATIETVWATDGGTLKLTEAMVAEVSGRLLPTTLLIRRLEANGAPAEAAVVFDPRFGERHLHPRVRQGQHLVCEWGALAMSLGCSGGMRVEPCTTTAITVEPGRPVVMVLALAYTEPLIWVDPETAWDLVEADEARWREWATGISEDVPFREPVVRSLLTLKLLTYSPSGAPVAAPTTSLPEDPGGIRNWDYRYAWPRDASIGIAAFLALGKDGEALNFLNWLLHASRLQRPRLPALLTLTGGHVPRERTLQNWPGYVGSAPVRMGNGAAHQHQLDGYGWVLDAAWNLVRQGHRLNSETWRAMRGFTDLVARRWPEPDAGIWEIRADAAHHVHSKIMGWLALDRALRIARTHRISTRRRLRWEGARDAVAADIKARGFDTARNTYTRSYGSGDLDSALLILPVTGFEEAGSARVRGTVDAVWTELSAGYPFLYRYPPGQDGLPGNEGAFLPCSFWLVQALALTGRAAEAAEMFESLLGVAGPLGLFSEEIDPASGTLLGNYPQALTHSALVQAALALRDASCGQRLGEPVETEPAEAKADPAG; encoded by the coding sequence ATGGACGCCAGGCACTCCCCCGCCCTTGCGGATTACGGGCTGCTGGGAGACACGCGCACGGCTGCCCTGGTCTCGGCCGACGGCGGCGTCGACTGGCTCTGTGCGCCCACCTTCGACGGCGACCCCGTCTTTGGCGCCCTGCTCGGCGGCCCCGAGGCCGGCACTTTCCGCGCCGGCCCGGCGCTGCCCGCCGAGCGCCTCGTCCGCCGGTACCGGCCGCACACCGCGACGATCGAGACGGTCTGGGCCACGGACGGCGGCACGCTGAAACTCACCGAAGCGATGGTGGCGGAGGTATCGGGCCGCCTGCTGCCCACCACTCTCCTGATCCGGCGGCTGGAGGCCAACGGCGCACCGGCGGAGGCCGCCGTCGTTTTTGACCCGCGTTTTGGCGAGCGCCACCTTCACCCCCGCGTCCGGCAAGGGCAGCACCTGGTGTGCGAATGGGGCGCGCTGGCCATGTCGCTTGGCTGCAGCGGCGGGATGCGGGTAGAACCGTGCACGACGACGGCAATCACCGTTGAACCCGGACGTCCCGTTGTGATGGTGCTCGCCCTGGCGTACACGGAACCCCTGATCTGGGTCGATCCGGAAACCGCCTGGGACCTGGTGGAAGCCGACGAGGCCCGCTGGCGGGAGTGGGCTACCGGCATCAGCGAGGACGTGCCGTTCCGGGAACCTGTGGTGCGGAGCCTGCTGACACTCAAGCTGCTGACCTACTCCCCCTCGGGCGCGCCGGTCGCGGCTCCCACCACGTCCCTGCCGGAGGATCCAGGCGGCATCCGGAACTGGGACTACAGGTATGCGTGGCCACGGGACGCCAGCATCGGCATCGCCGCCTTCCTCGCCCTGGGCAAAGACGGCGAGGCCCTGAACTTCCTGAACTGGCTCCTGCATGCCAGCCGGCTGCAGCGGCCCCGGCTGCCTGCCCTGCTGACCCTGACCGGAGGGCATGTTCCCCGCGAGCGCACCCTGCAGAACTGGCCGGGCTACGTGGGAAGCGCTCCGGTAAGGATGGGGAACGGCGCCGCCCACCAGCATCAGCTGGACGGCTACGGCTGGGTCCTGGACGCCGCGTGGAACCTCGTCCGGCAGGGACACCGGCTCAATTCGGAGACATGGCGGGCGATGCGGGGGTTCACCGATCTCGTCGCGCGGCGCTGGCCGGAACCGGACGCCGGCATCTGGGAAATCCGCGCGGACGCCGCGCACCACGTGCATTCCAAGATCATGGGCTGGCTCGCCTTGGACCGGGCGCTGCGGATCGCCAGGACCCACCGCATCAGCACCCGGCGGCGGCTCCGGTGGGAAGGCGCGCGAGACGCGGTCGCCGCCGACATCAAGGCCCGGGGATTCGACACTGCCAGAAACACGTACACCCGCTCGTACGGCTCGGGCGACCTCGACTCCGCCCTGCTGATCCTCCCTGTGACCGGCTTCGAGGAAGCCGGCTCTGCACGGGTGCGGGGCACGGTGGATGCTGTGTGGACGGAACTGTCGGCGGGCTACCCGTTCCTGTACCGCTACCCGCCGGGCCAGGACGGGCTGCCCGGGAACGAGGGGGCCTTCCTGCCCTGCTCCTTCTGGCTCGTCCAGGCCCTCGCCCTCACGGGACGGGCAGCGGAGGCCGCGGAAATGTTCGAGTCGCTGCTGGGGGTCGCCGGTCCGCTGGGTTTGTTCAGCGAGGAGATCGACCCCGCCAGCGGGACACTGCTGGGAAACTACCCCCAGGCCTTGACTCACTCCGCACTGGTCCAGGCAGCCCTGGCCCTCCGTGACGCTTCTTGCGGGCAACGGCTGGGCGAGCCCGTCGAAACCGAGCCTGCCGAAGCCAAGGCTGACCCCGCCGGTTGA
- a CDS encoding TfoX/Sxy family protein yields MEMPKATEADKEHFRAVVPNHPEVVIKPMFGNLGAFVNGNMFAGLFGPTIGIKLSEADRTVLESSERTVPFGPAERPMGGYTGLPEMWNEEGDGDDARARAWTEKAFQYVASLPPKAAKEPRPKAGRK; encoded by the coding sequence ATGGAAATGCCCAAAGCGACCGAGGCTGACAAGGAACACTTCCGGGCGGTGGTGCCGAACCATCCCGAGGTGGTCATCAAGCCGATGTTCGGGAACCTCGGGGCGTTCGTCAACGGCAACATGTTCGCCGGGCTGTTCGGGCCCACCATCGGCATCAAGCTCTCCGAGGCGGACCGGACGGTGCTGGAGTCCTCGGAGCGGACCGTTCCCTTCGGTCCGGCCGAGCGTCCCATGGGCGGGTACACCGGCCTGCCGGAGATGTGGAACGAAGAGGGCGACGGCGACGACGCGCGCGCCCGGGCGTGGACGGAGAAGGCGTTCCAGTACGTCGCCAGCCTGCCGCCGAAGGCCGCCAAGGAACCCAGGCCCAAGGCCGGCAGGAAGTAG